The Epinephelus lanceolatus isolate andai-2023 chromosome 12, ASM4190304v1, whole genome shotgun sequence genome segment gtttcaaccataaaatatGATCAGGTTTTGAACCTTATCCACTTTTGTGTTAagatcagctgcagactaaCTTGACAGagatgctgccatcttgtttttacatgtattagtgtattgtgctcttactgccactagcACGAAAGTGTCCATAAACAGGGATAACAGGCCTAAGTTAACTTATATGAGAACACATGGTCTCAGGTAGATATAATGAAAATGATTAAATATATTGaatgtatataataaaataattttctctAGAAAAGTTCAGTGGTAAAGTTTAATATTAACACCCCATCCTGTGTTCTAAGTTTAGGATTCCAGTAGGTAACAGCTCAACTTGAGTTGGGTTTTCTAAACACAGTAAATATCAGAATCTGCTTTATTCTAATTATATAATACATCAAATTGTTTGAGTCATTGGGCttgcaacattttgaacatatagCTTTCATTTTAGGTGATTCTTTGGTCACTTTAAAGGGTAACTAGCTTCTGATGGTGGAAGAAAGTATGGTTTTCCTTGACCACATTTATCGTAACAAAGGTCCAAAATTCTACATTACACCTTAAAACAAGAAACAGTATGAAAAAGGTTTGTATggtaaaacaatatttattcaCCCATTTCTGAGTACAGTAAATTGCATGGATATTTGCTCCTCTGAGGAGTCACATTAACATTTctctttaaatatgtttttcataaaGACCTGTAAGAAAGCAAAAGCAACTTACTGACTGGGACACACATGATCTATAGAAAGGACATATCCCTGTCCTCAGCATATACAGAATATTGAAAATATGCTGCTCTAATCTCACTGGATTTGCTTCAAATATTGACACCTTCCAGGGCATTTGTGGGTAGTTGTGGAACTGTTTTCTTACAGTCAGGACCTCTAAAGACTGCAAACACTGAAGGCCACAACAAGCCTTTATTGAATGCTGACAATAAACACTGTTTTTTCATGATCCAATCCAACCGTAGTATCCATGTCACCACCTTGCCCTCAGAATCCCAGACATCTGGTTGTTGTCAGCCAAGTGACGGAAGACAATTCGGCTCAGTCGCCACCTCCGCTTCACTCCTCGAGGTCTGGAAGTCATCACACACCTGTTACGTATTCTAACAGGGCAGCTGTCCCTCGGTAATGCTGCAATTTCTTTATCTGCCACCTCCTGCGAAAagatttttaaactgttttaaaatcatttacacatactggatgtttgttttcatgaataATCTCCAATACTGTTTACAAAAGATTTGATTCCAGTGATATTTAATAAATGATAGCACTGATTTACTGTTCAGTTCTACAGCACACTGAAAAAAATTCTCAGTCTGAGGAGATATATTGCATCGTACCTGAAGCTCTTTGGGAAGGATGGTGTTCTTCCTCAGTGCATTGATCCGTAGCCTCTCATCAGCGTAGTCAAAGGCCATCTGTCTTCTTTTGACATCCCGCAGCATTCTCCAGTCAACGTAGTAACCCCTAACCTGCTCCACTGCCCCCCAGCAAGTCCTCAGGGCCTGCACAGTGATTGAGAGTAAATATAACATACTGAGTGAAAGGCTCGAAAAGAGTGTCTTCTGCAGTCTGAGCCTAATGTCACAGACCGAGAACACAGATTGAGAAACACTGGTCACTGACATATAGGTGATAAAATGAGTGCAGCCTTTCTTACGCACTAACAGGAAAACTAAAATATCCCTACCAAAATGCTTCTGTGATCACAAGACTGATAATTTGGAttcacatctctctctccaTGTATCATTTTTTCATTAGATTGTCTTTACTGTGATGTCATTATGTTGAGCTGTTCTGTACACTTGACTTCTATTTCACATCTGTCCATCCTGAAAGAAGGCTCCCTCCTGCGGTGCTCTTCCTaaggaggagaaagagcagctggggggagtttttcctcatccACTGTGAGGATCCAAGGGCAgaccctctgaggcaaactgtggtTTATGATATTAAGCTAtagaaataaaactgaactgaactgaaatgatTATGTGCTACGGACAAGTACTGAGACAGCATGTCCTTTTGAACTCACTCAACATCACCTCATTACTAATCCTTATCAGAGCATCAgttttgattaatttttttgTAAGAAACATATGTTTTAAACACATAAACTTGATCttactgcttttaatttctgtattttttgtactttgggAAACGCTGTGAAATCAAGTAGGCAATGCAGATCACCTTTATAATCACACTATAATGATTATTTAGTAAACAAGCTGATCTGTGTTGTTTGGGAATAATGGTAGAGTCCAAATTCAGATCAGATAAAGGGGGTAACTCACTTTAAGTCGTACGATTTTTAGCCCTCGTTAAGAAAGGAAGCTTTAGTTTGTATGTTTTgtacatacattaaacacattttaacaccctTAGTAACAGTTAACAACTTTTTAActtaaccaaaaaaaacaaaacatatcgTAATAACCCCTATATCACCTTCCTTCTTGGAATCTTCCACCCCGATTTGTGTCCCTACAAACCTCTCAGGTTTATACATTTTCATTTGTAAATTCTTCGACACTCATTTGTTAGTGTGTCTAAATAATTTAAATTCATCTCCATTAGTCTTTTACCCGACACAAACAGACTGACATTTCAGAGTGTGGTGTCACACAGGTAAGGATGCTTCCCAGGCACCGTTAGCTTCACGAATGATGTCATGTCATTTTCACTTCTCTCTCACGACTTGTGTACGtaacataaatatatatcaaCCCACTAAAACACTTACGTTCCTATCAGCAATGCGTCTATTCGATAGGTAAGTTAATTATTTATCAACAGTATAAAAGGAGTTTGTCGCAGAGCAGGCTAACTAGCATTAGCTACAAAGCTAACGTCCGAAAGCTAGCAAGACCGCTTGCTAACACCAAAACCGTTGCTTTCTCCATCATTATGTCCCTGTATGTGATGCTGTCTCCATAAAAACACTTCAATCACAAAATATAGTATTAAA includes the following:
- the mrps14 gene encoding small ribosomal subunit protein uS14m, which codes for MAAHRIACLGLNALYSTVCAPKQALRTCWGAVEQVRGYYVDWRMLRDVKRRQMAFDYADERLRINALRKNTILPKELQEVADKEIAALPRDSCPVRIRNRCVMTSRPRGVKRRWRLSRIVFRHLADNNQMSGILRARW